The region CAATGGTGGGCAGGTCGAGATCGCGCACGCTTTCGCGCACGTCGGCCCACATCGCGCCGGGGCCGGCCAGCAGTTCGATCAGGGCGACGCCTTGCGAAGTGCGCAGCGCCTGTCGCCGCACGCGTCGCGCCGTGCCGAGCTTGCCGGTCACTTCCTCTGCCGGAACGTCGCCGTGGAGAGACTTCGACAGGAGGTTCTGCGTGCCGCCGGGAAGGACGAGCAAGCCACCGCCCCAGCCTTCGAGCGCGGAAGCGGCGGCATTGATCGTGCCGTCGCCGGTGAAGACGGCAAGCGTCGCGATCCCCTCTGCTTCAAGCTGCGCGCGCGTCGGCAGGTCCTCGTCGGGAAAGCGGATGACCCGCGCCGGCGCGCACCCGGCAGCCGAGAGCGAGGCGACGAGATCGTCGACCGCTGCATCGCTGTTGCTGCCGCTTGCGGCGTTCGTCACGAGCCAGAGAGGAGAGAGCGTCATCACCGGCAGAACCGGTAGCAGGCGCGGCGGTTCCGCAGCGGCTGCTCTAAACGCGGTCTGTCAGGATCAGCCAGGCCGAGAAGCTGTTGAGCATGGAATAGATGACGTAGGCGATCGGGCCGCTGACCACGCCTTCGGCGGCAAACAGCAGCGCCCCCAGCAGCAGCAGGAATTCCAGCATCAGCGTGAAGCGGCCGCCAAGGGCGTGAACCATCCACGGCAGCCGGGCCAGCAGGGGGTGCCCGCTATCCAGCATGGCGCGGTGCAGCGCGAAGTTGCCGATGCCCAGAAGGAAAGTGATCAGAATCGCCATGGACTGGACGAGACCTTTAGGGAATCGCCGCAGGATTGTCACACCTGCAGTTCGTGGAGTGGACATTGCGTTTCGTCGGACGGGCTAAACAC is a window of Novosphingobium sp. THN1 DNA encoding:
- a CDS encoding diacylglycerol kinase family protein, translated to MTLSPLWLVTNAASGSNSDAAVDDLVASLSAAGCAPARVIRFPDEDLPTRAQLEAEGIATLAVFTGDGTINAAASALEGWGGGLLVLPGGTQNLLSKSLHGDVPAEEVTGKLGTARRVRRQALRTSQGVALIELLAGPGAMWADVRESVRDLDLPTIAETFTTALRETREGPGVRLAAPATAARPEGYRAVRMAPLDGDSMEVDGYDFSDWGEFAAQGFAMLVKRDFRQGPHDELGQCSLATLESDGPIAMMIDGERREGSMREEVACEEFALDFLSTIAPGNTPGA